The Gigantopelta aegis isolate Gae_Host chromosome 3, Gae_host_genome, whole genome shotgun sequence genome segment AGTAAAGCTAGCGCATCGCATATGTTAAAAGGATCCGACACATATATCCGAAATCAAAATCTGAATTTGAATtttgaatcaatgaatgtttaacgacaccccagcacaaaaaatacatatcggctattaagtaagtatatgaacatattacaTCTGAAATCATGTCCGTAAAACTAAGGATTACGGAGAACATCTCTCAAGATTCCCacacatcttaaagggacacgccctagttgttaaccattacgccgttgtttttcgctactaaacccattttctcacaaataaaattgcactttacttacattttattatttagaatatacatttccattcacctgaagtgtttttttttttggtaatcctggtgtttgtaataccacaaaatgcatttttcgtatttcttatacgtttgagaaaaaaccgttgagcagacaagttctaatctatttttagaggggatcttcccatttcaacgtcacagacgttggtataccacgtgatcgttatcattttggttcgatttgttttctcgtgcacggttcgcgcaatcaacatcctatttgttgtcgtttgcttgttgttcatttgtgaggtttttcttcacagttcgtgaacattttcattaacaataaagttcagactagtaagtatctcaatacaaaacgttacaaacccttaaaaccaatagaACCCGGTGCCGAATAccaaatgtaggctaattgcgggtttatatataaaatttattatttcaaacatggttagtgacggactatcattgtcgtcttattccgattcaagtatcatgattaCTGCAGCAGCCACTTTCTCAAGAGAAGCACCCAAACTAATTCCTTTcgttgtccaggacagaacagttggaacatgcccaggagaggtgaaaggaacgcaccccaagtctgtgtgcatTCTGGGAAATtcgtcgtgacataggcatttctgtgcttctagcaacatctaccggtgacatcagaattctaactttcaaaaattatttcaagtaattgggacacggggattcccatggtatttatcgatataaaacctgctttttcactctattttataaaaacgtgatctaagtgtgttacagttttgtaaattaaccaaaattagaattaattttcgcgggctgaaactagggcgtgcgactttaaCACCAATAATACCTAGTGAAAACGTATTTAATTATGTTCTAAACCACAGGAAGACATAAAACATGCAAGTATATAAAGTAATCCAGTCTGATAAGGTCTCATGTTTGACCTCAGGTCAGAGAACCTTATACGGTAGTAATTTTGTGTCTTCACAGTTAAATAGTAACAATTCACCAGCCATTGTTTGTACTGTTTGGCGACCTGGTTTACTTCTTAAACTACTCAGAATGGGTATAGGAGGGAAATTCTACCAAATTTCGAAAACTATGTATAAATTATTagtaaaaattaacaacaaattcACTGATAAGTTTTCATCAAGAATAGGAGTAAAACAGGGTGATAACTTAAGTCCCACTATGTTTAACATGACATTCATTAAAGGCAAATAACTTTGTACTCATGTCAAAAACCCAACAAGACTTACAAAATTAACACCTAGTGCCAAGAATGGCATTTAACCGTTGACCTAGCGAACACAAAATGTATGATTATCCAAAAGGAAAAGCAAATTACATTCCAGTATGGAATGGACGAAATCCAGAACACAAATGCATATATCTATATAGGCTGCACAATTAATAGTAATGAAGACTTGGTACAACCAAAACAAACCTTGCAGCCTTCAGAAATGCTTCTCTGGTTTACCGCCACCACACcaaatatataacaaactatTCCGATTCACTAATCAAATCGATCTTGCTCTATAACTGCGAAATCTGGGGTACAgaactaaacaataaaacaaagacaaCAGAACTCGGCGTTAttctaaagaaacaaaaatcactAAAGAATTACAACATATTGCCTGTCTAAAATTTACGTTTTTAATATGTTAGGTAATCCGTAATTACACATTTGTCCTTAATGTGTTTGCATAGTTGAAGTGTTTCCGATTCTTTCAGTTTAGTTGTTAGGTATTTGTTCTAATTATTGCTAATGGTTGAACTTTTAGCATttgattttatgtttttgttttgttttgaagtgTAAGTGGATCAAtactattattttctttttttttatcaaacatGCATGgcgcatattttttttttttttatcaaacatGCATTGCGCATAGGCATGCCACACCCTATGTTTTGCTGCACAGTATTGTATCATAGAGGATAACTACACACATTATCTTATGCTTTGCTGCTCAGTATTGCATCATAGAGGATAACTACAGACAACATTATCTACAGAAACTGAAAAATGTCAAGCATAGTACATAACCATGTAGACTTGCAACCGTTGAACATATCTGGAAAAACTTAATCTAAGACATCTCACCAAAATAAGAATTTATGCGCATAGCCTTGAAATTGAAAGAGGTCGATACCATAATATACCAAGACAGTCTTGTTTAGTACCAACTGCTGCTGGGTTGTCTACGAAACTTTACGTCATGGCGGGACCTTTTTTTGCGACGAATGGAATACCAACTGCTGCTGGGTTGTCTACGAAACTTTACGACCAAGTGGGAGCCCTTATTGCGACGACCCGAGTACCAACTGTTGCTGGGTTGCCTACAAAGCATTACGAAATTGCAGAACCTGTCACTGCGCCGAATGGGAAAACTGTGACGGCTAAGTCTTGCTTAGTACCAACTGTGGCCCTTATTGCGACGAATGGAGTACCAACTTATGCTGGGTTGCCTACAAAGCATTACGAAATGGCAGACGCATTTATGGCTATGAAGATTTACGACAtggagtactttttttttttttttttctctttcacaatTTAGACCAATAGTCCAGTCTGTAAGATAAAATGAGCTGTTTTTTCCAGTTCGCCTCTCTTTCCATAGAGTTTGGTGTGTATGGCAGTTTCGATTGGCCACTCAGCTTGTCTCAGGTCTTGATGAATTGGACACGCCTGTAAGATGTGTTCTGCTGTTTGGTCTTCCAGGCCACAACTGCAGGTTGGTGTTGCTGCAAGTTTAAACTTTCTGAACATGTGAGCATTCAGTCGGTTGTGGCCTGTCCGGAGTCTCAACAGAGTTACTTGTTCCAAGCGACTGAGAAGGTGGTAATCATCTTGTTCTGTCCTGGGTCTGTTGGCTGCCTTTATCAAGGTTTTCTTCTCTGAGAAGCTAATGTTGTTGCTGGGCTGTACATGATTAGCTCCTAGCTTGGCTAGCCTGTCTGCTTCCTCATTTCCTGGAATCCCACAATGTGCTGGGATCCACTGTAGAGCTACTCGTCTTTCCTTTGCTACCTCTTGCATGGCTTCATTCAGGTGAGGAAGTTTTTCCCCTTGCAAGGCTTGTAGGACTGAGAGAGCATCTGTGAGGAAGACAACTTGTTGACAGTCTTCTTTTGCATCCTTGATCATTGTAGCAGCCTGAATAAGTGCATGGGTTTCTGCATTGTAGTTGGAACTGTGGGTGCCGGTTGGTACTTTTGCAGTTAGGGTATTTCTTGAAGGGAGCTTGATAAATATGCCTGCCACAGCATTTGTTGACGAACCATCAGTGTATGCATGGATCCAAGATTCTTCTGGGTACCGGTCACTGATCATAGCCATTGCCAGTGACCGTTTGACCAGGTCGTTTTGGGAGTCTGCTGAAGCTAACTGTGGGACAGACATGCTGATCTGTAGATTGGCTTGTTCATCATTCCATGGTTGTGGAAGATCTGTTGGGCAAAATGGAAGTGTCTTTGGTAACGGGTTAGCTTGGTGTTCTCTAGTAAGTCTTCTGCTTTGGTGGATGAAACTGCTACGTTTGAGACGATTCTTTGTCAGACCATCCATTCTTTGTTTCATTGGATGATTGGGCAGGTACCTGAATTTCTCTGCCTGGATCATGATCTTGGCATCTCTCCTCTCACCGAGGGGTTGTATTGCTGCAGTTTTTTCCATGTCTTTAATGGGTGTAGACTTCATGGATCCCGTTATGATTCGCAGAGCTTGGTTTTGAACCTTGTCTAAAGCTTGCTGGTTGGTCTTTGCAGTGGTTGACCAGGCTGATGAACCGTATTCAAGATGCGGCCGTACAGTTCCTTGATATACTCTCTTGAGGATTGTCTCATTTGCTCCCCAGCTAGTTCCTGCTAGTTTCCGCATGATGGCTAATTTGCATCTGGCTTTTGTCTCTGCCTTTTGAATATGTGGTTTCCAAGTTTGTTTCTTGTCGAAGGTGACCCCAAGGTATGTTACTTCATCTGCATGTTTCAGTGGAGTGTTCCCAATTTTGATTGTTCCTGCTTTTTTCTTTGGTGATAGAGTGAAGAGTGTGGTAGAAGACTTGTCTTTATTGATAGCCACACACCATTTTTCTGACCAGGCTGTCAGGTCGTCTGCTGCTATCCGCATTCTGTAGGTGGCAGTAGTGgcatgctcttccttgcaccaCATCACCAAATCATCGGCATAAAGGGCAGCTTGTATTCCATTGGGAAGTTCCTGCACAAGGTCATTGATGAAGATTAAGAAAAGTGTAGGTGATAGGACTCCTCCCTGTGGGACCCCATGTCGCAAAAGTATTTTCTTGCTTTCTTTTATGTCTGTCAACTGTGACCCTTGCTCTACGGTTGTGAAGATATGAATGATCGGATCCACGCAAGCATGTTTCCAGATATGCCGCTTCTCTGTAGCTTGACGATGAGGCCATCCGTCCATACTTTGTCAAATGCCTTTTGCAGATCTATCCAGGTGGCTaacacatgttttttttcttggaatgcATCTTCAACTTCTTGAGCAAGATATGCTGTTTGGTCTTCAGTGCTGTGAAACTGTCTGAAGCCTGACTGTTCAGGGGACAGGATGTTCTCAGTTTCCAGATACCATTGTAGGCGTTGGTTGATTATCCTCTCCACTGTCTTAACAACACAACTGGTTAGGCTGATTGGACGGTAGCTTTCAGCTTTTTTTCGGTCTTTTCCTTTCTTGTAAATAGGGATCATAGTAGCCTCTCTCCAGATTTGTGGAAGGACCCCATTTTCCCAACTGTGATTGAAGATCTCCAGTAGTTTGTTGACTGCTGCACTGCCAATGTGAGTTAGCATCTCATTGGTGATCAAGTCTGGGCCTGGTGATTTCCTATTCTTCAATTTCTTTAGAGCTACATGTAACTCATGCAGTGTGATAGGCTGTTGCATGGGTCCTGTTGGAGTGGCGTTTATTGATCTCTCCCTTTGTTCTTTTCTTGCTTCTCTTTGCTGTTCGACAGTTATGTGTATGCTGCTCTGTTCTTCATAATTGTCAGCTAAGCGATTTGCTGCTTGTTTGCCTATAATCATTTCTCCATTATCTTCCAGTGTTATCCTCATCATTAAGTTGTCTTGTGAGTCTCCATAGTTTGCTTCCATCTCTCTCCATATTTAGAGCTGCTGTCTTTTCTCTCCAACTTTTTCTTCTTGCCTGTATTTTTGCTTTGAGATATTTTGCTTTCGCCTGCTGAAGCTTCAGGTTGTTGTCATGTGAGGGTTGTTGTCATGTGAGGGTTGTTCTTCAGCCTTTTTCCTAGATTCAGAAATGTCATCCTGTAGTTTTTGAAGGTGGTTAGTCCAGTAGGGTTTGTAGTCTTTTCTAGCACCTCTTGGGATTGTCTCATGGGCTGCCTGAAGGATACATGCATTAAATTCCTTGACAACATGGTTGATATCCCTTCCTTTCACTTGCAAATTCTTTATCAGAGTGCTTGTTCGATGTCTGTAGATACCCCATTTTGCCTTCTTATAGTTCCAGCGTGGAAGTGGAGACTGAATGCTGATTTTTCTGTTGACAGTGAGGATTATTGGTCTGTGGTCACTGCCTCCTAACTGCTCTCCAACTTCTCTTTTCATATCTCTCTGGATGTCTTCGGTGCAGAAAGCAAGATCTGGAGTGGAGGTGGTGTGCCAACATCTGGAGTAAAACGTTGGAGTGTCATTTGGGTTGTTGACTAGAATCAGTTGATTTTCATCTTGCCAAGTTTCCACTTCTTCTCCACGTCGATCTATGTGGTTGTATCCCCAGCTCTGTGAATGGCTGTTGAAGTCACCAACTGCTATGAAGTTTGCTTGAGATACCTCTATGGTGTCTAAGGACAGTGGTCGATCATTGGGACAGTAAAAATTTAGGATTTGTAATTCTTCTGCATTTGTTTGACCTTGATCATTTGATATTCAGAATCCTGCATGTGCACTGATGTCTCATAACATGGATGTTGTTCCTGATGAGTGTCAGAATTCCTCCTTTATGGCGGTTTGTTCTGTCAGATCTGAAACATTGGTAGCCTCTGATTTTGAAAGCTTTGCTGTTTTGTAGATGAGTTTCTTGTACACAGCAAATGTTGATGGCTTTCTCATGTAGGAACTGTTCTAGTTCTGtctttttgttgaaaattcCCTCAGCATTCCAGTGCATTACCTTGAGgggttgttgtttctttgctgttgttgttcggCCAGTAACTTTCCTCCCTCGCCCCCCTGGCACGGAAAAGCGAATGGGAAGGACCTCCAGTAGCATGGGGTGGACTCCATCGAGGCACGGAGCCCGACACTGCCTCATCCTGGGGGGACTTCAATGGGCAAGCATCATTTCTATTACATCTGTC includes the following:
- the LOC121368899 gene encoding uncharacterized protein LOC121368899 encodes the protein MRIAADDLTAWSEKWCVAINKDKSSTTLFTLSPKKKAGTIKIGNTPLKHADEVTYLGVTFDKKQTWKPHIQKAETKARCKLAIMRKLAGTSWGANETILKRVYQGTVRPHLEYGSSAWSTTAKTNQQALDKVQNQALRIITGSMKSTPIKDMEKTAAIQPLGERRDAKIMIQAEKFRYLPNHPMKQRMDGLTKNRLKRSSFIHQSRRLTREHQANPLPKTLPFCPTDLPQPWNDEQANLQISMSVPQLASADSQNDLVKRSLAMAMISDRYPEESWIHAYTDGSSTNAVAGIFIKLPSRNTLTAKVPTGTHSSNYNAETHALIQAATMIKDAKEDCQQVVFLTDALSVLQALQGEKLPHLNEAMQEVAKERRVALQWIPAHCGIPGNEEADRLAKLGANHVQPSNNISFSEKKTLIKAANRPRTEQDDYHLLSRLEQVTLLRLRTGHNRLNAHMFRKFKLAATPTCSCGLEDQTAEHILQACPIHQDLRQAEWPIETAIHTKLYGKRGELEKTAHFILQTGLLV